From a single Prosthecobacter sp. genomic region:
- the rplQ gene encoding 50S ribosomal protein L17, with protein MKHGRKIVKLQRKQDHRDALLMNLTCSLIEHRRIRTTLAKAKALRPYAEKLVTLGKRGTLHARRTALSSLRHKDSVKKLFEEIAVASKDRVGGYTRITKLGQRRSDSAPMAYIEWVDAYVPKAAAAPEAEAAAEPAAEAAAPKKKAPAKKKAAPKKKAAAAE; from the coding sequence ATGAAACACGGAAGAAAAATCGTCAAACTTCAGCGCAAGCAGGATCACCGCGACGCGCTGCTCATGAATCTCACGTGCTCGCTCATCGAGCACCGCCGCATTCGCACCACGCTCGCCAAGGCCAAGGCCCTCCGCCCCTACGCGGAGAAGCTCGTCACCCTCGGCAAACGCGGCACCCTGCATGCGCGCCGCACCGCCCTCTCCTCGCTGCGCCACAAGGACAGCGTGAAGAAGCTCTTCGAGGAGATCGCCGTCGCCTCCAAGGACCGCGTCGGTGGCTACACCCGCATCACCAAGCTCGGCCAGCGCCGCAGCGACTCCGCCCCGATGGCCTACATCGAGTGGGTCGATGCCTACGTGCCGAAGGCCGCCGCAGCCCCTGAAGCCGAAGCCGCAGCCGAACCTGCCGCCGAGGCAGCAGCGCCGAAGAAAAAGGCACCTGCCAAGAAGAAGGCCGCTCCGAAGAAGAAAGCCGCCGCCGCTGAATAA
- a CDS encoding DNA-directed RNA polymerase subunit alpha — protein MSVRLARFEMPSRLVKNEATATETYAQFIAEPFDKGYGHTIGNSLRRVLLSSLEGASITSVKIRGAEHEFTTLPGVLEDVVQIILNLKKVKFLHHSDAKEPRLLSILADKEGPVTAGDIKDDNHYEVINKDLVICTLDRKTKFECEFEVRVGRGFSTWEENKRPDTPIGVIPIDSIYSPVTRVKYAVENTRVGQNTDYDKLVLDIWTDGRITPQDSLLQSAAILRHHLDVFVNYDDKAVEFEAAPEAQSEENSELRKLLNMSVNEIELSVRAANCLNNANITSVGQLAMKTEGEMLRYRNFGKKSLTEIKEKLAELGLSLGMKFDPALLEATPGGVSLLARSSMLGDDDEEADSIDFTKLVDSHIPDADDEDE, from the coding sequence ATGTCAGTACGTCTTGCTCGATTCGAGATGCCCAGCCGCCTTGTCAAAAACGAGGCCACGGCCACCGAAACCTACGCCCAGTTCATCGCCGAACCCTTCGACAAAGGTTACGGTCACACGATTGGGAACTCCCTCCGCCGCGTCCTCCTCTCCTCTCTGGAAGGCGCCTCCATCACCTCCGTGAAGATCCGCGGTGCGGAACACGAATTCACCACGCTGCCTGGCGTGCTTGAGGACGTGGTTCAGATCATCCTGAACCTCAAGAAGGTGAAGTTCCTGCACCACAGCGACGCCAAGGAACCACGGCTCCTGTCCATCCTGGCCGACAAAGAAGGCCCCGTCACCGCCGGTGACATCAAGGATGACAACCACTACGAAGTCATCAACAAGGACCTCGTCATCTGCACGCTCGACCGCAAAACGAAGTTCGAGTGCGAGTTCGAAGTGCGCGTCGGCCGCGGTTTCTCCACCTGGGAGGAAAACAAGCGCCCTGACACCCCGATTGGCGTCATTCCGATCGACTCCATCTACAGCCCGGTCACCCGCGTGAAGTACGCCGTGGAAAACACCCGCGTCGGCCAGAACACCGACTATGACAAGCTGGTGCTCGACATCTGGACCGACGGCCGCATCACTCCGCAGGACTCCCTCCTGCAATCTGCCGCCATCCTGCGCCACCACCTCGACGTCTTCGTCAACTACGACGACAAGGCCGTCGAATTCGAAGCCGCCCCGGAAGCCCAGAGCGAGGAAAACAGCGAGCTGCGCAAGCTCCTGAACATGAGCGTCAACGAGATCGAACTCTCCGTCCGCGCCGCGAACTGCCTGAACAACGCGAACATCACCAGCGTCGGCCAGCTTGCCATGAAGACCGAGGGCGAGATGCTCCGCTACCGCAACTTCGGCAAGAAGTCCCTCACCGAGATCAAGGAAAAGCTCGCCGAGCTTGGCCTGTCTCTTGGCATGAAGTTCGATCCTGCGCTGCTTGAGGCCACCCCTGGCGGTGTCTCCCTCCTCGCCCGCAGCAGCATGCTCGGCGACGACGATGAAGAAGCCGACTCCATCGACTTCACCAAGCTCGTGGACAGCCACATCCCCGACGCCGACGACGAGGACGAGTAA
- a CDS encoding DUF3500 domain-containing protein has protein sequence MHSTDMKCLSRREILRGFGATAALAAFPSLRAATTDKDSLPMQFYKSLTEEQHAKIVLPADHEKRKFISNWWYICPEQRLHTFYTKDQQDLVKQIFESLHAPEYREKMNWQVQKDLMGQIKNTPSVGFFGTPKDKDFEFIYTGHHVTRRCNAHTDKGLGFGSAPIFYGNFAKAFRETKDHEGNPFWYQGLLFNEFFTALDGRQQEKILVGREPRKENPATVILKSKTDLPGISGADLSKDQQAKLLDTMRRMLACFRPDDVTATMKTIEDKKLVERLFVSCYGGAFDIGDDKVWDTWQIEGPDMVWYFRGVPHIHGYFHLAA, from the coding sequence ATGCACTCCACCGACATGAAATGCCTCAGTCGCCGCGAGATCCTCCGTGGCTTCGGTGCCACGGCCGCGCTTGCCGCTTTCCCCAGCTTGCGAGCGGCCACCACGGACAAAGATTCCCTGCCGATGCAGTTCTACAAGAGCCTCACCGAAGAGCAGCACGCAAAGATCGTCCTGCCGGCGGATCACGAGAAACGAAAGTTCATCAGCAACTGGTGGTATATCTGCCCCGAGCAGCGGCTGCACACCTTTTACACCAAGGATCAGCAAGATCTGGTGAAGCAGATCTTCGAGTCGCTTCATGCACCGGAGTATCGTGAGAAGATGAACTGGCAGGTGCAGAAGGATCTCATGGGGCAGATCAAGAACACGCCCTCCGTCGGCTTCTTCGGCACACCGAAAGACAAGGACTTCGAGTTCATCTACACCGGGCATCACGTCACACGGCGCTGCAACGCTCACACCGACAAAGGGCTCGGCTTTGGCAGCGCCCCGATCTTCTACGGCAACTTTGCCAAAGCCTTCCGTGAAACCAAGGATCACGAGGGCAATCCCTTCTGGTATCAGGGGCTTCTCTTCAACGAGTTCTTCACCGCCCTTGATGGCAGGCAGCAGGAGAAAATCCTCGTCGGGCGCGAGCCTCGCAAGGAGAACCCCGCCACCGTCATCCTGAAGAGCAAGACCGACCTCCCAGGCATCAGCGGCGCGGACCTCAGCAAGGACCAGCAAGCCAAGCTGCTCGACACCATGCGCCGCATGCTTGCGTGCTTCCGACCTGATGACGTCACCGCCACCATGAAAACCATTGAGGACAAGAAGCTCGTCGAGCGGCTCTTCGTCTCCTGTTACGGCGGTGCTTTCGACATCGGCGACGACAAGGTCTGGGACACCTGGCAGATCGAGGGACCGGACATGGTCTGGTATTTCCGCGGCGTGCCACACATCCACGGCTACTTCCATCTGGCGGCATGA